Proteins from a genomic interval of Desulfofustis limnaeus:
- a CDS encoding type I restriction-modification system subunit M, with product MALKKSELYSSLWKSCDELRGGMDASQYKDYVLILLFVKYVSDKYAGAPDALIDVPAGGSFADMVAAKGSKEIGDRINKIIGKLADANDSLKGAINVADFNDEEKLGKADAMVQRLTKLVAIFEGLDFGSNRAEGDDLLGDAYEYLMRHFATLSGKSKGQFYTPAEVSRVMSMVIDLGRARHAAQSIYDPTCGSGSLLLKAHDEAKSRTGLDLALYGQEMDNATSALARMNMVLHDCPTAEIWQDNTLSHPHFKQADGSLKTFDFVVANPPFSVKSWTTGFDPANDLYHRFTYGTPPAKNGDYAFLLHMLKSLKSTGKAAVILPHGVLFRGGAEAGIRTRIVKQGYIKGIIGLPANLFYGTGIPACIIVLDKEGAAGRRGIFMIDASKGFIKDGNKNRLRSRDIHKIVDTFTRQLETPAYSRLVPLAEIEANDFNLNLPRYIDSTSPKDLQDIEAHLKGGIPNADIDGLAAYWQVFPNMRSELFAKADRSGYSQPRVEPSQIKAAIFAHPEFTDFNQTVTVLFGVWKAANTPLLTGVKQGDRPKLLIETLAENLLDTFRSGEAIASLIDPYGVYQHLMDYWAETMQDDVWMIVSDGWKATVDGKPNTDLIPPALIVARYFAAEQSAIEQREAERDAISRQMEEMDEEHGGEDGLLAEAKNDKGKLTKASVKARLNVLYDELIDAEAAGTPVDKEATAEERQLLTGYIRLIEQEAAASKEVKDTQKALDLKVAARYAKLTETEIKTLVVDDKWLAALAAAVQGELDRVSQTLTGRIRQLAERYATPLPELTDDVATLAARVDEHLKKMGFVWK from the coding sequence ATGGCCCTGAAGAAATCCGAACTCTATTCCTCCCTCTGGAAGTCCTGCGACGAGCTGCGCGGCGGCATGGATGCCAGCCAGTACAAGGATTACGTCCTCATCCTGCTGTTTGTCAAATACGTCTCCGACAAATACGCCGGTGCTCCTGATGCACTGATCGATGTGCCGGCAGGCGGCAGTTTTGCCGATATGGTGGCGGCCAAGGGCAGCAAGGAGATCGGCGACCGCATTAACAAGATCATCGGCAAACTGGCCGACGCCAACGACAGCCTCAAGGGCGCGATCAACGTCGCCGATTTCAACGATGAGGAAAAGCTCGGCAAGGCCGATGCCATGGTGCAACGACTGACCAAGTTGGTCGCCATCTTCGAGGGGCTCGATTTCGGTAGCAACCGGGCCGAGGGCGACGACCTGCTGGGCGACGCCTACGAATATTTGATGCGCCATTTCGCCACATTATCGGGCAAGAGCAAGGGCCAGTTCTACACCCCGGCTGAGGTCTCCCGCGTCATGTCCATGGTGATTGACCTGGGCCGTGCCCGCCACGCTGCGCAGAGCATCTACGACCCCACCTGTGGCTCAGGTTCGCTGCTGCTCAAGGCCCACGACGAGGCAAAGAGCCGCACCGGGCTGGATTTGGCGCTCTACGGACAGGAGATGGACAACGCCACCTCGGCGCTGGCACGGATGAACATGGTGCTGCACGACTGCCCGACCGCGGAAATATGGCAGGACAACACCCTCTCCCACCCCCATTTCAAACAGGCCGACGGCAGCCTCAAGACCTTCGATTTCGTGGTCGCCAATCCGCCGTTCTCGGTCAAGTCATGGACGACCGGCTTTGACCCTGCCAATGACCTCTACCACCGCTTCACATATGGCACGCCACCCGCCAAGAATGGCGACTACGCCTTTCTGCTGCACATGCTCAAGAGCCTTAAGAGTACCGGCAAGGCGGCGGTGATTCTACCCCACGGCGTTCTCTTTCGAGGTGGCGCCGAGGCCGGCATCCGTACCCGCATCGTCAAGCAAGGCTATATAAAGGGGATCATCGGCCTGCCTGCCAACCTCTTTTACGGCACCGGCATTCCCGCCTGCATCATCGTGCTCGACAAGGAAGGCGCAGCCGGGCGCAGGGGCATCTTCATGATCGACGCTAGCAAAGGCTTCATCAAGGACGGCAACAAGAACCGGTTGCGGTCGCGGGACATCCACAAGATCGTCGATACCTTCACCCGCCAACTGGAAACACCCGCATATTCGCGCCTGGTTCCGCTGGCCGAGATCGAGGCCAACGACTTCAACCTCAACCTACCGCGCTACATCGACTCGACCTCCCCGAAAGACCTGCAGGACATCGAGGCCCACCTCAAGGGCGGCATCCCCAATGCCGACATCGACGGTTTGGCCGCCTACTGGCAGGTGTTCCCCAACATGCGCAGCGAACTCTTTGCCAAGGCCGACCGTTCCGGCTACAGCCAGCCCAGAGTGGAACCCAGCCAGATCAAGGCCGCCATCTTCGCTCACCCCGAGTTCACCGACTTCAACCAGACGGTGACGGTGCTGTTCGGCGTATGGAAGGCCGCAAACACCCCGCTGCTCACCGGCGTCAAACAAGGCGACCGCCCCAAGCTGCTGATCGAGACACTGGCGGAAAACCTCCTCGACACCTTCCGCAGCGGCGAAGCCATCGCCTCGCTGATCGACCCCTACGGCGTCTATCAGCACCTGATGGACTACTGGGCCGAGACCATGCAGGACGATGTGTGGATGATTGTCAGCGACGGCTGGAAAGCCACGGTCGACGGCAAACCCAATACCGACCTAATCCCGCCGGCGCTGATCGTTGCCCGTTATTTCGCCGCCGAACAATCAGCCATAGAACAACGCGAAGCCGAGCGCGACGCCATAAGCCGCCAGATGGAGGAGATGGACGAGGAACATGGCGGCGAGGATGGGCTGCTGGCCGAGGCCAAGAACGACAAGGGCAAGCTCACCAAGGCCAGCGTCAAGGCGCGGCTGAACGTGCTATATGACGAATTGATCGACGCGGAAGCTGCTGGTACGCCTGTTGACAAAGAAGCTACTGCCGAAGAGCGACAACTCCTGACTGGCTATATCAGACTGATTGAACAGGAAGCCGCTGCCAGCAAAGAAGTGAAGGACACGCAGAAGGCGCTCGACTTGAAAGTCGCCGCTCGCTACG
- a CDS encoding helix-turn-helix transcriptional regulator, which yields MAKENQERRSLLRIKQVMARTGDSRSTLYLRIQQGTMPKPVSTGPRTVGLPSDEIDSIISARIAGKNEDDIRRLVEELEAARKTFK from the coding sequence GTGGCGAAAGAAAACCAAGAGAGAAGATCCCTCCTTCGCATCAAACAGGTGATGGCCCGCACTGGGGATTCCAGATCAACATTGTATCTAAGGATACAGCAAGGGACTATGCCCAAGCCTGTAAGCACCGGTCCGCGCACTGTCGGATTGCCTTCTGATGAAATAGATTCGATAATTTCCGCACGTATTGCCGGCAAAAACGAGGATGATATCCGCCGCCTGGTGGAGGAACTGGAAGCCGCCAGAAAAACCTTCAAATAA
- a CDS encoding helix-turn-helix domain-containing protein translates to MKRRHPNPKRVKIHRNYTVEEVAALFLVHKNTVRRWVKEGLPVCDNHRPMLILGHDLAAFLSFRRTRNKKKCKLGELYCFKCRAPRVPAENMADYTPQTDLVGNLSAICPDCHSIMNKRVNRSKLDELGGKLDITFPPEERHIGESPKPSLNGDFSYEEENV, encoded by the coding sequence ATGAAAAGACGGCACCCGAATCCCAAAAGAGTGAAAATTCACCGCAACTACACAGTGGAAGAGGTCGCAGCTCTCTTTCTGGTCCACAAGAACACGGTGCGGCGATGGGTCAAAGAAGGCTTACCGGTATGTGATAATCACCGCCCGATGCTGATCCTCGGGCATGATCTGGCAGCCTTTCTAAGCTTCCGCCGTACACGGAATAAGAAGAAATGCAAGCTGGGGGAGTTGTACTGCTTCAAGTGTCGCGCGCCAAGAGTGCCGGCGGAAAACATGGCCGATTACACCCCGCAAACGGACCTTGTCGGTAACCTCTCTGCCATCTGCCCCGACTGCCATTCCATTATGAACAAGCGGGTCAACAGGTCAAAACTTGATGAGCTTGGTGGAAAATTGGACATCACCTTTCCGCCGGAGGAGCGACACATAGGTGAGAGTCCAAAACCCAGCCTAAATGGTGATTTCAGCTATGAGGAAGAAAACGTATGA
- a CDS encoding tyrosine-type recombinase/integrase yields the protein MKKHHPANERAKRKYLTYLKEAMRYSEATIDGVAKALSRFEDYIGYQEFKFFTSDKAIKFKRHLTEQNGQRSGTRLSKSTLHSTLTHLKRFFHWLAGQPGYRSRLQYSDAEYFNLSEKDTRIATAKREQRFPTLVQVKHVVKSMSTTNDIERRNRALVAFVLLTGARDSAIYSMKLKHVDLVTGCVHQDAREVKTKFSKTFSTFFFPVGSEVEEIVVEWVQYLREKKLWGGEDPLFPKTKVVVGKGGQFKADGLTQAHWQNATPIRKIFRDAFTAANLPYFNPHSIRHTLVHFGEERCKTPEEFKAWSQNLGHEKVLTTFLSYGAVSYHRQSEIMRELAAPRPTLHRDDAEKFADVVLKRMQEAGVAVGTAAAKTNRG from the coding sequence ATGAAAAAACATCATCCCGCCAATGAACGAGCCAAGCGGAAATACCTTACCTACCTCAAGGAGGCGATGCGCTACAGTGAGGCAACCATCGACGGTGTGGCCAAGGCACTCAGCCGCTTTGAGGACTACATCGGCTACCAGGAGTTCAAGTTTTTTACCTCCGATAAGGCCATTAAATTCAAGCGGCATCTCACAGAACAGAATGGGCAGCGTTCCGGCACGAGGTTGAGCAAGTCCACCTTGCATTCGACCCTCACCCACCTGAAGCGCTTTTTCCACTGGCTTGCAGGGCAGCCTGGATACCGGTCTCGGCTCCAGTATTCCGATGCCGAATATTTCAACCTCTCTGAAAAAGATACCCGCATTGCCACCGCCAAGCGCGAACAACGCTTTCCGACGCTTGTCCAGGTGAAGCATGTTGTCAAGAGCATGTCGACGACAAATGATATAGAACGACGCAACCGGGCTCTTGTCGCCTTCGTCCTGTTGACCGGAGCCAGGGACAGTGCCATATACTCGATGAAATTAAAGCATGTCGATTTGGTCACCGGTTGTGTCCACCAGGATGCTCGTGAGGTGAAGACCAAATTCAGTAAAACCTTCTCGACCTTCTTTTTCCCTGTTGGCAGCGAGGTCGAGGAGATTGTCGTCGAATGGGTTCAGTATCTTCGTGAGAAAAAGCTCTGGGGTGGGGAGGATCCTCTATTCCCGAAGACCAAGGTGGTAGTTGGCAAGGGGGGTCAGTTTAAAGCCGATGGCCTGACCCAAGCCCACTGGCAAAACGCCACGCCGATAAGGAAGATTTTTCGCGACGCCTTCACCGCCGCCAATCTGCCTTATTTCAATCCTCACAGCATCCGCCATACCTTGGTCCATTTCGGGGAGGAACGCTGCAAGACCCCCGAAGAGTTCAAGGCCTGGAGTCAGAACCTGGGCCACGAGAAAGTCCTGACCACATTTTTAAGCTATGGCGCCGTCAGTTATCATCGCCAGAGCGAAATTATGAGGGAATTGGCGGCACCTCGGCCGACCCTGCACCGTGATGATGCTGAAAAGTTTGCCGATGTTGTGCTGAAAAGGATGCAAGAGGCCGGTGTTGCTGTGGGCACCGCTGCTGCGAAAACAAATCGAGGATGA
- a CDS encoding IS4 family transposase, whose protein sequence is MNSGKLVFSQVIDHLPLHHLRQCISRYRGNRKVKQFSCYDQYLSMVFAQLTYRESLRDIEACLRAQKSKLYHMGIRGGISRNTLANANKVRDWRIYADFAQVLIAIARNLYSKDDFGIELDETVYALDSTTIDLSLTTFPWAHFRSTKAAVKLHTLLDLRGNIPTFLSISDGKVHDVNILDELIPEPGSFYVMDRGYLDFSRLYALNQWASFFVIRAKSNFRFARIYSHHVDKDTGLRCDQTVRLTGFYSAKDYPAPLRRVKFYDAETDNILVFLTNNFTLPAQTIADLYRCRWQVELFFKWIKQHLRIKSFFGTSENAVKTQIWIAVSVYVAVAIIKKQYRIEASLYTMLQILSVTVFEKVPLLQVLDQGDHKSTPSDTGKQLRLFD, encoded by the coding sequence ATGAACTCAGGCAAATTGGTCTTCTCGCAAGTGATCGATCACTTGCCCCTGCATCATCTGCGTCAGTGTATTTCTCGCTACCGCGGCAATCGCAAAGTCAAGCAGTTCAGCTGCTACGACCAATATCTCAGCATGGTATTCGCTCAACTCACCTATCGGGAAAGTCTACGCGATATCGAAGCCTGTCTTCGAGCCCAAAAAAGCAAGTTGTATCATATGGGCATCCGCGGCGGTATATCGAGAAACACCCTCGCCAATGCCAACAAGGTAAGAGACTGGCGCATCTATGCCGACTTTGCTCAAGTTCTTATCGCCATTGCTCGAAACCTCTACAGCAAAGACGATTTCGGGATCGAATTGGACGAAACGGTCTACGCGCTCGATTCCACTACCATCGATCTCAGTCTCACAACATTTCCTTGGGCCCATTTCCGTTCAACCAAAGCAGCCGTCAAGCTTCATACGCTGTTGGATCTGCGTGGCAATATCCCGACATTTCTGTCGATCAGCGATGGCAAAGTGCACGATGTCAACATCTTGGACGAACTGATCCCCGAGCCAGGCAGCTTTTATGTCATGGATCGTGGCTATCTGGACTTTTCTCGTCTTTATGCCCTGAACCAGTGGGCCTCCTTTTTTGTCATTCGAGCAAAATCAAACTTCAGATTCGCTCGCATCTATTCTCACCACGTGGACAAGGATACCGGCTTGCGGTGCGATCAGACGGTTCGTCTCACTGGTTTCTATTCGGCCAAGGATTATCCGGCCCCCTTGCGCCGAGTGAAGTTTTACGATGCCGAAACCGACAACATCCTCGTTTTTCTGACCAACAACTTTACCCTCCCTGCACAGACCATCGCCGATCTTTATCGGTGCCGCTGGCAGGTGGAGCTGTTTTTCAAATGGATCAAGCAGCACCTGCGAATAAAATCGTTTTTCGGCACCTCAGAGAATGCGGTCAAAACCCAGATCTGGATAGCTGTTTCAGTATACGTTGCCGTAGCGATCATCAAAAAACAGTATCGAATTGAGGCCAGCCTGTACACAATGCTACAGATTTTGAGCGTAACCGTATTTGAAAAAGTTCCACTATTACAAGTGCTTGATCAAGGCGATCACAAATCCACCCCGAGCGATACGGGCAAGCAGTTAAGATTATTCGATTAA
- a CDS encoding tyrosine-type recombinase/integrase translates to MPRQIVPLTDVKIRAAKAKGKNSKLFDGGGLFLLITPTGGKLWRLKYRFGGTEKLLSLGSYPQTSLTEARQKRAHARSLLEKGINPGTVAKAQKAEENEQAETFEVIAREWHKKYSLNWASSHSDKVIRRLELYIFPWIGNKSIRSITVPELLACLRRLEAKGTLDTAHRAKQNCGQIFRYAIATGRADRDLTPDLRGALPSYQKQHYAAITDPAEVGSLLRAIDGYRGGFVTLCALRLAPHFFIRPGELRQAEWKEFDLEKREWNIPAEKLKLTKIEKARRKGEFHLVPLATQAIAILQDLKALTGESQYVFPSTRTLTRPMSNNTINAALRRLGYDTKTEMTGHGFRAMARTILDEVLHIRPEIIEHQLAHAVRDPLGRAYNRTTHLLERRKMMQSWADYLDELKNG, encoded by the coding sequence ATGCCAAGGCAAATCGTACCTCTGACAGACGTCAAAATTAGAGCCGCAAAAGCCAAAGGGAAAAATTCCAAGCTGTTCGATGGCGGTGGTCTTTTCCTCCTGATTACCCCCACCGGCGGGAAACTCTGGCGACTGAAATATCGCTTTGGGGGTACAGAAAAACTCCTTAGCCTTGGTTCCTACCCCCAAACCAGCCTTACGGAAGCCCGGCAGAAGCGTGCACACGCCCGCTCTCTTCTCGAAAAGGGCATCAACCCCGGGACCGTCGCCAAAGCCCAAAAAGCTGAAGAGAATGAGCAGGCGGAGACCTTCGAGGTAATCGCCCGAGAATGGCACAAGAAATATTCCTTGAACTGGGCGTCCAGCCATTCGGATAAGGTCATTCGCCGCCTCGAACTATACATTTTTCCATGGATCGGCAACAAGTCCATCCGATCCATAACTGTCCCGGAGTTGCTAGCCTGCCTGCGCAGGCTTGAGGCTAAAGGCACGCTCGATACCGCGCACAGAGCCAAACAGAACTGCGGCCAGATTTTCCGATATGCCATTGCCACTGGCCGCGCCGACCGCGATTTGACCCCAGACCTCCGAGGCGCTCTGCCTTCTTATCAAAAACAACATTACGCGGCTATCACCGATCCCGCGGAAGTCGGATCGCTTCTGCGAGCAATAGATGGGTACAGGGGTGGATTCGTCACGCTGTGTGCTCTGAGATTGGCCCCCCACTTTTTTATCCGCCCCGGTGAACTCAGACAGGCGGAATGGAAGGAATTCGATTTGGAAAAAAGGGAATGGAACATTCCGGCGGAAAAACTTAAGCTCACAAAAATCGAAAAAGCTCGCCGCAAGGGAGAATTCCACCTGGTGCCTCTTGCCACTCAGGCGATCGCGATCCTCCAAGACCTAAAAGCATTGACCGGAGAGAGCCAATACGTCTTCCCCTCCACAAGAACATTGACGAGGCCAATGAGCAATAACACGATCAATGCCGCGTTGCGACGCTTGGGGTACGATACCAAAACCGAGATGACCGGCCATGGTTTCCGTGCCATGGCCCGAACGATCCTCGATGAGGTGCTGCATATCCGCCCCGAGATAATTGAACACCAGCTGGCACATGCTGTTCGTGATCCTTTGGGGCGAGCCTATAACCGCACCACCCATCTTCTCGAACGGCGGAAAATGATGCAGTCCTGGGCGGATTACCTGGATGAACTGAAAAACGGGTAA
- a CDS encoding rod shape-determining protein, with the protein MYSPFNFLFGWLSNDLAIDLGTANTVLYVKGKGIVLREPSVVAVRQDGRMNKVLAVGQEAKLMLGKTPGNISAIRPIKDGVIADFEVTEAMLRYFIKKVHNRRTLVHPRIIISVPSGITQVEKRAVKESAESAGAREVYLIEEPMAAAIGADLPITEPTANMIIDIGGGTTEVAVISLAGIVYAKSVRVAGDKMDEAILQYIKRKHNLAIGERTAELIKTTIGNVMPEEPYETMDIKGRDLVSGVPKTITVGADEIQSAIAEQVDVIVEAVRVALELTPPELAADIVDQGIVLTGGGALLKNLDKCLKEETGMPIIVADDPLSSVVLGSGKALDNIEILKEVCID; encoded by the coding sequence ATGTATTCGCCATTTAATTTTTTATTCGGGTGGCTTTCCAACGATCTGGCCATCGATCTCGGTACGGCCAATACCGTTTTATACGTCAAGGGCAAAGGCATCGTGCTGCGCGAACCGTCGGTGGTGGCGGTTCGTCAGGACGGCCGGATGAACAAGGTTCTGGCCGTTGGCCAGGAAGCCAAACTGATGCTCGGCAAGACGCCGGGAAATATCAGTGCGATTCGTCCAATCAAGGATGGGGTCATCGCCGATTTTGAGGTGACCGAGGCGATGCTGCGTTACTTTATCAAGAAGGTACACAATCGTCGCACCCTGGTGCATCCGCGGATCATCATCTCGGTGCCGTCCGGCATCACCCAGGTGGAGAAACGTGCCGTCAAGGAGTCAGCCGAGTCTGCCGGAGCCAGGGAAGTGTATCTGATCGAGGAGCCGATGGCGGCGGCCATCGGTGCCGACCTGCCGATCACCGAACCGACTGCCAATATGATCATCGATATCGGCGGCGGTACCACCGAGGTGGCCGTGATCTCTCTGGCCGGTATCGTTTATGCCAAGTCGGTGCGGGTAGCCGGCGACAAGATGGACGAGGCGATCCTCCAGTACATCAAGCGCAAACACAATCTGGCCATCGGTGAGCGTACCGCCGAATTGATCAAGACCACCATCGGCAACGTCATGCCCGAGGAACCGTATGAGACCATGGACATCAAAGGCCGCGATCTGGTCTCCGGGGTGCCGAAGACCATCACGGTCGGGGCCGACGAAATCCAGTCGGCAATCGCCGAACAGGTCGATGTCATTGTCGAGGCGGTTCGCGTCGCCCTGGAGTTGACCCCACCCGAGCTGGCCGCTGACATCGTCGACCAGGGTATCGTCCTGACCGGCGGTGGTGCCCTTCTGAAAAATCTCGATAAATGTCTCAAGGAAGAGACCGGCATGCCCATTATCGTCGCCGACGATCCCTTGTCCTCGGTGGTGCTCGGTTCCGGCAAGGCCCTTGATAATATCGAAATTTTGAAAGAAGTCTGTATTGATTGA
- the mreC gene encoding rod shape-determining protein MreC, which translates to MNTQAKDRKSRAKPLRFRTLLLILLLVSVCLLLFASTLGGRFGFLHQTTLEALGPLQSVMAKGTAQVQRLYEGYVDLLHVRQENARLKNLLLSYEEELAKYREAYATYLRLQEELSFRQAADFPPLTARVIGRDPAFWFHTIIVDRGEQDGVTEGMVALTARGIVGQVIQVSRNYSKILLAIAPSSAIDVLVQKNRVRGILKGVGESGFVLHYVLKNADVARGDQVVTAGIGGLFPSGIPVGVVADVQRQKRGMFLEITVDPAVDFQRLEFVQLNLSLQQSLAQERIGPAVR; encoded by the coding sequence GTGAACACCCAAGCCAAGGACAGGAAGAGCAGGGCCAAGCCGCTGCGTTTCCGGACGCTGCTTCTGATTCTGTTGCTGGTCTCGGTCTGCCTGTTGCTCTTTGCCTCGACCCTGGGCGGGCGTTTCGGTTTCCTGCACCAGACCACCCTGGAGGCCCTGGGGCCGCTTCAGTCAGTGATGGCCAAGGGAACGGCACAGGTGCAACGACTCTATGAAGGATATGTCGACCTGCTCCATGTGCGTCAGGAGAACGCTCGCCTGAAAAACCTGCTGCTCTCCTATGAGGAAGAGCTGGCCAAATATCGGGAGGCCTATGCCACCTACCTCCGGCTGCAGGAGGAGTTGAGTTTTCGGCAGGCGGCAGACTTTCCGCCGCTAACGGCCCGGGTGATCGGGCGGGACCCGGCCTTCTGGTTCCATACCATCATTGTCGATCGGGGTGAGCAGGATGGGGTGACCGAGGGCATGGTGGCGCTTACCGCCCGCGGTATCGTCGGCCAGGTTATCCAGGTGTCACGCAACTACAGCAAGATCCTGCTGGCCATCGCACCAAGTAGCGCCATTGACGTGCTGGTGCAGAAAAACCGGGTGCGGGGCATCCTCAAGGGGGTCGGTGAGTCGGGGTTCGTCTTGCATTATGTTTTGAAAAACGCCGATGTCGCCCGGGGTGACCAGGTGGTTACCGCCGGGATCGGTGGGCTCTTTCCGTCCGGCATACCGGTGGGTGTCGTTGCCGACGTGCAGCGGCAGAAACGGGGAATGTTCCTGGAGATCACGGTGGACCCGGCAGTGGATTTCCAGCGTCTTGAGTTTGTGCAGCTCAATTTGTCGCTGCAGCAGTCGCTGGCTCAGGAGCGCATCGGTCCGGCCGTCAGGTGA
- the mreD gene encoding rod shape-determining protein MreD: MRTVAFFLLSVGLLVLQTTVLQAGPSWFSVPDLVLVLVAFIAYRFPWLSGLFLCFAAGWMMDVLAGSFPGLFLFQYLFVFLVLLLVTQRSPIRESAYQVPLVGIVYFTVQCVSYFAMSAIDAEFLLPWSWGRLIRDTVVVMVATIPCFILFNSLYEYLMQRRTVARVLQRKSGNRFR, from the coding sequence ATGCGAACCGTCGCCTTTTTTCTTCTCTCCGTAGGCCTTCTCGTTCTGCAGACCACCGTCCTGCAGGCGGGGCCGTCCTGGTTTAGTGTTCCCGACCTGGTGCTGGTGCTGGTGGCCTTCATCGCCTATCGCTTTCCGTGGTTGTCCGGTTTGTTTCTCTGCTTCGCCGCCGGCTGGATGATGGATGTGCTGGCCGGCAGCTTCCCCGGATTGTTTCTTTTTCAGTATCTCTTTGTTTTCCTGGTATTGTTGCTGGTTACCCAGCGGAGTCCAATCCGGGAGTCGGCCTATCAGGTGCCGCTGGTCGGTATCGTTTACTTCACCGTGCAGTGTGTGTCATACTTCGCCATGAGTGCCATCGATGCCGAGTTCCTGTTGCCTTGGTCCTGGGGGCGATTGATCCGTGACACGGTGGTGGTCATGGTGGCCACGATCCCCTGTTTCATCCTGTTCAACAGCCTTTATGAGTACCTGATGCAACGCCGGACCGTTGCCCGCGTCCTGCAACGGAAATCAGGCAATCGATTTCGTTGA